The following coding sequences are from one Lipingzhangella halophila window:
- a CDS encoding thiomuracin/GE37468 family thiazolyl RiPP peptide, which translates to MSESGTRHDDLSFDVQDLPTDVFELSAKGMTVESLTTDTGFSESCQGPPGSQCCS; encoded by the coding sequence ATGTCCGAATCCGGAACCCGTCATGACGACCTGAGCTTCGACGTCCAGGATCTTCCCACCGACGTGTTCGAACTGTCCGCAAAGGGCATGACCGTGGAATCCCTCACCACCGACACCGGCTTCTCCGAAAGCTGCCAGGGCCCTCCCGGTAGCCAGTGCTGCTCCTGA
- the infB gene encoding translation initiation factor IF-2, translating into MAKVRVYELAKEFGVESKVVLAKLNEMGEFVRSASSTIEAPVVRRLKEAFNSGNGNGSAQPKADKAEQKSGEQHKSRSEEQKKQPRAEPAPPAETSAPAAETVEEKPASGESGDGEASAPASPKPGPKPAPARPNTPTGETPKPGPRPAAPKPGPSGPKSGGGRSGGERGPGRSEGGGKGARSTGPRPGNNPFASTATGMGSKPAPRPGPKPGPQSGQDGQDGQGGTRSGGGERGGERGGGERGGGERGGGTGERGGQRSQAPRPQAPRQGGGPRQGGQSAGGGPRPAPASAGPRPGGPRPSPMNMPSSRPTTGGGGERGGRGAGGAGAGGGRGGGGGRPAGAGAGAGRGAPAGTGQRPGGAGGGGAPRPGGPGGRPGSGGRGRGGGTAGAFGRPGGRPGRARKSKKQRRQEFNDMQAPSFGGVKIPSGNNQTIRLSRGASLSDFGDKIGVNPASLVQVMMHLGEMATATQSLPDETLQLLGDELKYKVEVVSPEDEDRELLESFSIEFGEDSGSEQDLRPRPPVVTVMGHVDHGKTKLLDSIRNSNVVSGEAGGITQHIGAYQVGTVVDEEDRKITFIDTPGHEAFTAMRARGAQATDIAVLVVAADDGVKPQTAEAIDHAKAAEVPIVVALNKIDVEGADPQRVRAQLTEYGVVAEALGGDVQVVEISALRGENLDGLLEAVVLTSDAALDLRANPDMDAQGLAIEAYLDRGRGSMATVLVQRGLLRVGDSIVCGDAYGRVRAMLDEHGKNVQEAEPSRPVQVLGLTNVPSAGDSFLVVKDDRVARQIAQQREARERFAQQAKSSRRVTLDNWQRTLEEGERNELLLLIKGDMSGSVEALEESLQKIDAGGDEVGIRVIGRGVGAITQNDINLAASADAIIVGFNVRPEGKNSQLADRMGVDIRYYSVIYQAIDEVEAAVKGLLKPIYEEVQLGSAEIREVFKVPKIGNVAGSIVRTGIIRRNAKARLIREGVVISENLNVESLRRFKDDATEVRDGYECGIGLGYNDLRVGDVIETYEMREKPRD; encoded by the coding sequence GTGGCGAAGGTCCGGGTATACGAACTCGCTAAGGAGTTCGGCGTAGAGAGCAAGGTCGTTCTGGCCAAGCTCAACGAAATGGGCGAATTTGTGCGGTCGGCGTCCTCGACGATCGAGGCGCCTGTCGTCCGCCGACTCAAGGAAGCGTTCAACAGCGGCAATGGAAACGGCTCCGCCCAGCCTAAGGCGGATAAGGCGGAGCAGAAGAGCGGTGAGCAGCACAAGTCCCGCTCGGAAGAGCAGAAGAAGCAACCCCGCGCCGAGCCCGCACCTCCCGCGGAGACTTCCGCGCCCGCCGCGGAGACTGTAGAGGAGAAGCCGGCCAGCGGCGAGTCCGGGGACGGCGAGGCGTCCGCGCCCGCGTCTCCCAAGCCCGGCCCGAAGCCGGCTCCGGCGCGTCCCAACACTCCCACGGGCGAGACGCCCAAGCCGGGACCTCGTCCCGCCGCGCCGAAGCCCGGCCCGTCGGGTCCCAAGTCCGGTGGAGGGCGTTCCGGCGGCGAGCGCGGTCCGGGGCGTTCCGAGGGCGGCGGAAAGGGCGCGCGCTCGACCGGCCCGCGCCCGGGCAACAACCCGTTCGCGTCGACAGCCACCGGAATGGGTTCCAAGCCGGCACCGCGTCCCGGGCCCAAGCCCGGTCCGCAGAGTGGCCAGGACGGGCAGGATGGCCAGGGCGGTACACGCTCCGGCGGCGGTGAGCGCGGCGGCGAACGCGGCGGTGGCGAGCGCGGCGGTGGCGAGCGCGGTGGTGGCACCGGCGAGCGCGGCGGCCAGCGTTCGCAGGCGCCCCGACCGCAGGCACCCCGCCAGGGCGGTGGCCCGCGCCAGGGAGGCCAGTCCGCCGGTGGCGGACCGCGTCCCGCTCCGGCGAGTGCCGGCCCGCGTCCCGGCGGTCCGCGCCCCAGCCCGATGAACATGCCGTCCTCGCGCCCGACCACCGGTGGTGGCGGTGAGCGTGGCGGCCGCGGAGCTGGCGGTGCTGGCGCTGGAGGCGGTCGCGGTGGCGGCGGTGGCCGTCCCGCTGGCGCCGGTGCTGGCGCCGGCCGCGGCGCTCCGGCTGGTACCGGTCAGCGTCCGGGCGGAGCCGGAGGCGGCGGTGCTCCGCGTCCCGGCGGTCCCGGTGGCCGTCCCGGCAGTGGCGGCCGAGGCCGCGGCGGCGGTACAGCGGGTGCGTTCGGACGTCCTGGTGGCCGTCCGGGCCGCGCGCGCAAGTCGAAGAAGCAGCGGCGTCAAGAGTTCAACGACATGCAGGCGCCGTCGTTCGGCGGCGTCAAGATCCCGAGCGGGAACAACCAGACGATCCGGTTGTCGCGGGGCGCGTCCCTGTCCGACTTCGGGGACAAGATCGGCGTCAACCCGGCCTCGCTGGTCCAGGTGATGATGCACCTGGGCGAGATGGCGACCGCCACCCAGTCGCTGCCCGACGAGACGTTGCAGTTGCTCGGCGACGAGCTCAAGTACAAGGTCGAGGTCGTCAGTCCCGAGGACGAGGACCGGGAGCTGCTGGAGTCGTTCTCGATCGAGTTCGGCGAGGACTCCGGTTCCGAGCAGGACCTGCGTCCGCGTCCGCCGGTCGTGACCGTCATGGGCCACGTCGACCACGGCAAGACCAAGCTGCTGGACTCCATCCGGAACAGCAACGTGGTCAGCGGCGAGGCCGGCGGCATCACCCAGCACATCGGCGCCTACCAGGTCGGCACCGTTGTCGATGAGGAAGACCGCAAGATCACCTTTATCGACACCCCGGGCCACGAGGCGTTCACCGCCATGCGTGCCCGCGGTGCGCAGGCAACCGACATCGCGGTCCTGGTGGTCGCCGCCGACGACGGCGTGAAGCCGCAGACGGCGGAGGCCATCGACCACGCCAAGGCGGCCGAGGTTCCGATCGTGGTGGCGCTCAACAAGATCGACGTCGAGGGTGCCGACCCGCAGCGGGTCCGGGCGCAGCTCACCGAGTACGGCGTGGTCGCCGAGGCGCTCGGCGGTGACGTCCAGGTGGTCGAGATCTCCGCGCTCAGGGGGGAGAACCTCGACGGCCTCCTGGAGGCCGTGGTCCTCACCTCCGACGCCGCTCTGGATCTGCGCGCGAACCCCGACATGGACGCGCAGGGGCTGGCGATCGAGGCCTACCTCGACCGCGGCCGCGGCTCCATGGCGACCGTCCTGGTGCAGCGCGGTCTGCTCCGCGTGGGCGACTCGATCGTCTGCGGCGACGCCTACGGCCGCGTGCGCGCCATGCTCGACGAGCACGGCAAGAACGTGCAGGAGGCTGAGCCGTCCCGGCCCGTCCAGGTACTCGGTCTGACCAACGTGCCCAGCGCGGGCGACAGCTTCCTGGTCGTCAAGGACGACCGGGTGGCGCGCCAGATCGCCCAGCAGCGCGAGGCGCGCGAGCGGTTCGCCCAGCAGGCGAAGTCCAGCCGCCGGGTCACTCTGGACAACTGGCAGCGGACCCTTGAGGAAGGGGAGCGCAACGAGCTGCTCCTGCTCATCAAGGGTGACATGTCCGGCTCCGTCGAGGCGCTGGAGGAGTCCCTGCAGAAGATCGACGCCGGCGGCGACGAGGTCGGAATCCGCGTCATCGGCCGCGGTGTCGGCGCGATCACGCAGAACGACATCAACCTCGCCGCCTCCGCCGACGCGATCATCGTGGGCTTCAACGTTCGGCCCGAGGGCAAGAACAGCCAGCTCGCCGATCGCATGGGCGTCGACATCCGCTACTACTCGGTGATCTACCAGGCGATCGACGAGGTCGAGGCCGCGGTCAAGGGTCTCCTCAAGCCCATCTACGAGGAGGTCCAACTCGGCTCCGCGGAGATCCGCGAGGTCTTCAAGGTGCCCAAGATCGGCAACGTCGCCGGTTCGATCGTGCGCACCGGCATCATCCGGCGGAACGCCAAGGCACGGCTCATCCGCGAGGGTGTTGTCATCTCGGAGAACCTCAACGTCGAGTCGCTGCGCCGGTTCAAGGACGACGCTACTGAGGTCCGCGACGGCTACGAGTGCGGTATCGGGCTCGGGTACAACGACCTCCGTGTCGGCGATGTGATCGAGACGTACGAGATGCGCGAGAAGCCGCGTGACTGA
- a CDS encoding ferritin-like domain-containing protein produces the protein MSADSPGESPDGSPSEDEPTDAEALQNALRAEHAAVYGYGFIGAHCAGKDRERSYTCLDAHRTKRDTLRSELVRLSVDPAASKSAYALPDATDQDTLDTFATELEERTTHGYLRLAAANDVSLRDLAARSLQEATVRGLTWGAELVDLPGFPDGSGGSAPEDVAGD, from the coding sequence TTGAGCGCGGACAGCCCCGGCGAGAGTCCCGACGGCAGCCCATCCGAGGACGAACCCACCGACGCTGAGGCGCTGCAGAACGCACTGCGCGCCGAGCACGCCGCCGTGTACGGCTACGGGTTCATCGGGGCGCACTGCGCGGGCAAGGACCGCGAGCGGAGCTACACGTGCCTGGACGCGCATCGGACGAAGCGCGACACGCTCCGCAGCGAACTGGTGCGGCTCAGCGTAGACCCGGCGGCCTCGAAGAGCGCATACGCGCTGCCGGACGCCACCGACCAGGACACGCTCGACACGTTCGCCACGGAGCTGGAGGAACGCACCACGCACGGGTACCTGCGGCTCGCCGCCGCCAACGACGTCTCACTGCGCGACCTGGCCGCGCGCTCCCTGCAGGAAGCCACGGTCCGCGGCCTGACGTGGGGCGCCGAACTGGTCGACCTGCCGGGCTTCCCGGACGGGTCCGGCGGCTCCGCTCCCGAGGACGTAGCCGGAGACTGA
- the nusA gene encoding transcription termination factor NusA, producing MSVLRSLEREKDISVDLVVKAIEDALLIAYHRQEGAQISARVELNRSTGHVVVWAAETDDEGNVLREYDATPAGFGRIATSTAKQVILQRLRDAEDELTLGEYAGRESEIVSGLIQQGKDPRNVLVDLGKIEAILPPQEQVPGEMYGHGERIRAYVVQVRKGHRGPSVTLSRTHPNLVRKLFELEVPEIADGTVEIAAIAREAGHRTKMAVRSNKAGVNAKGACIGPLGSRVRNVMAELNGEKIDIVDYSDDPAVFVGNALSPARVSDVEVLDAAGKVARVIVPDYQQSLAIGKEGQNARLAARLTGWRIDIRSDADPADEPINPFTGAPPEGGTDHATGPTDAPAR from the coding sequence ATGAGTGTCCTGCGCAGCTTGGAGCGCGAGAAGGACATCTCCGTTGACCTGGTCGTGAAGGCGATCGAGGACGCTTTGCTGATCGCCTATCACCGTCAAGAGGGGGCGCAGATCTCGGCGCGGGTCGAGCTGAACCGCTCCACCGGACACGTTGTCGTGTGGGCAGCCGAGACCGACGACGAGGGCAACGTGTTGCGCGAGTACGACGCCACCCCCGCCGGTTTCGGGCGCATCGCGACGTCCACCGCGAAGCAGGTCATCCTGCAGCGGCTGCGCGATGCCGAGGACGAACTGACACTGGGCGAGTACGCCGGGCGCGAGTCGGAGATCGTGTCCGGCCTGATCCAGCAGGGCAAGGACCCGCGGAACGTGCTCGTGGACCTGGGCAAGATCGAGGCCATCCTTCCGCCGCAGGAGCAGGTGCCCGGCGAGATGTACGGCCACGGGGAGCGGATCCGGGCCTACGTCGTGCAGGTGCGCAAGGGCCACCGCGGTCCGTCCGTGACACTCTCGCGTACCCATCCCAACCTGGTGCGCAAGCTGTTCGAACTGGAGGTCCCGGAGATCGCCGACGGCACCGTCGAGATCGCGGCGATCGCGCGCGAGGCCGGGCACCGCACCAAGATGGCGGTCCGGTCGAACAAGGCCGGGGTGAACGCCAAGGGGGCGTGCATCGGTCCACTGGGCAGCCGGGTCCGCAACGTCATGGCGGAGCTGAACGGCGAGAAGATCGACATCGTCGACTACTCCGATGATCCGGCCGTCTTCGTCGGCAACGCGCTGTCCCCCGCGCGGGTCAGCGACGTCGAGGTGCTCGACGCCGCGGGCAAGGTCGCGCGGGTCATCGTGCCCGATTACCAGCAGTCGCTGGCGATCGGCAAGGAAGGGCAGAACGCGCGGCTGGCCGCCCGGCTCACCGGATGGCGGATCGACATCCGCTCGGATGCCGACCCCGCCGACGAGCCCATCAACCCGTTCACCGGCGCGCCGCCGGAGGGCGGCACCGATCACGCTACGGGTCCGACGGATGCGCCAGCGCGTTAG
- a CDS encoding proline--tRNA ligase, whose amino-acid sequence MLLRMSTLFLRTLREDPADAEVPSHKLLARGGYVRRAAPGVHSWLPLGKLVLENVSSVIREEMSRIGGQEVLLPALVPREYYEATGRWTEYGNSVFRLADRKDAEYLLGPTHEELFTQLVKGEYSSYKDFPVVLYQIQEKFRDEARPRAGILRGREFHMKDAYSFDLDDEGLQRSYTLHRDAYVRMFDRLGLRYVIVSATSGAMGGSASEEFLAETPTGEDTFVRSTGSDYAANVEAVRTPAPTARPIEGLPEAKAHHTPDTPTIETLVDFLNGAGLGRTFTAADTLKNVLVKIRQPGEGEWEILGIGVPGDRDVDTKRLEAALEPAEVAMLDETDFEANPFLVKGYVGPNALLQNKLRFLADPRIVEGTRWVTGADQVDHHIVDLVCGRDFVPDGVIDVADVRDGDPSPDGAGTLYTARGIEIGHVFQLGRKYTDAFQLDALGPDGKPKRVTMGSYGIGVSRVVAAIVEQSHDDKGIVWPRAVAPADVHVIGTGKGEQIEVALRVAGELEARGVRVLVDDRKGVSPGVKFTDAELLGIPTSVIVGKGLDQGVLELRDRASGERAEIALDTVVDRVAGIVRGD is encoded by the coding sequence GTGCTACTGCGGATGTCGACCCTGTTCCTGCGCACCTTGCGCGAGGACCCGGCGGACGCCGAGGTGCCGAGCCATAAGCTGCTCGCCCGCGGCGGGTACGTGCGCCGGGCCGCGCCCGGTGTCCACTCGTGGCTGCCCCTCGGCAAGCTGGTGCTGGAGAACGTCTCCTCTGTCATCCGCGAGGAGATGAGCCGGATCGGCGGGCAGGAGGTGCTGCTGCCCGCGCTGGTGCCGCGGGAGTACTACGAGGCAACCGGCCGCTGGACCGAATACGGCAACAGCGTGTTCCGGCTGGCCGACCGCAAGGACGCCGAGTACCTCCTGGGGCCCACCCACGAGGAGCTGTTCACCCAGCTGGTCAAGGGCGAGTACTCGTCCTACAAGGACTTCCCGGTGGTTCTGTACCAGATCCAGGAGAAGTTCCGCGACGAAGCCCGCCCGCGGGCCGGCATCCTGCGCGGCCGCGAGTTCCACATGAAGGACGCCTACTCCTTCGACCTCGATGACGAGGGCCTGCAGCGTTCCTACACGCTGCACCGCGATGCCTATGTCCGGATGTTCGACCGGCTCGGGCTGCGCTACGTGATCGTCTCGGCCACCTCGGGCGCCATGGGCGGATCCGCCTCGGAGGAGTTCCTCGCCGAGACACCCACGGGCGAGGACACGTTCGTGCGCAGTACGGGTTCGGACTACGCCGCCAACGTCGAGGCGGTCCGCACCCCGGCGCCGACCGCGCGGCCCATCGAAGGGCTGCCCGAGGCCAAGGCGCACCACACGCCGGACACCCCGACCATCGAGACGCTGGTCGACTTCCTCAACGGTGCCGGGCTGGGCCGCACGTTCACCGCGGCCGACACCCTGAAGAACGTCCTTGTCAAGATCCGCCAGCCCGGCGAGGGCGAGTGGGAGATCCTGGGCATCGGCGTTCCCGGCGATCGCGACGTCGACACGAAGCGGCTGGAGGCGGCCCTGGAGCCGGCCGAGGTGGCGATGCTCGACGAGACCGACTTCGAGGCCAACCCGTTCCTGGTCAAGGGGTATGTCGGGCCGAACGCGCTGCTCCAGAACAAACTGCGCTTCCTGGCCGACCCCCGGATCGTCGAGGGAACGCGTTGGGTCACCGGTGCTGACCAGGTCGACCACCACATCGTCGACCTGGTGTGCGGGCGCGACTTCGTCCCCGACGGCGTGATCGACGTCGCCGACGTCCGCGACGGCGACCCCTCACCCGACGGCGCGGGAACTCTCTACACCGCGCGCGGTATCGAGATCGGCCACGTCTTCCAGCTCGGCCGCAAGTACACCGACGCCTTCCAGCTCGACGCGCTCGGCCCCGACGGCAAACCCAAGCGCGTCACCATGGGGTCCTACGGGATCGGGGTTTCGCGGGTGGTCGCCGCGATCGTCGAGCAGTCCCACGACGACAAGGGCATAGTCTGGCCGCGTGCGGTGGCGCCGGCCGATGTGCACGTCATCGGGACCGGCAAGGGCGAGCAGATCGAGGTGGCGCTGCGCGTCGCCGGTGAACTGGAGGCCAGGGGCGTCCGGGTGCTCGTGGACGACCGGAAGGGCGTCTCGCCCGGCGTGAAGTTCACCGACGCCGAGCTGCTCGGCATCCCCACCAGCGTGATCGTCGGCAAGGGTCTCGACCAGGGCGTACTGGAGCTGCGCGACCGCGCGAGCGGCGAGCGCGCGGAGATCGCGCTCGACACCGTTGTCGACAGGGTCGCCGGCATCGTCCGGGGCGACTGA
- a CDS encoding DUF503 domain-containing protein, whose amino-acid sequence MFVGALTLDVLLGDVRSLKQKRSVVRPIVAELQRKFAVSVAETGDQDLYRRCEIGVAVVASTAAHCTQVLDNCERLVAGRPEIELLSARHRLFGREEE is encoded by the coding sequence GTGTTCGTTGGTGCCTTGACGCTCGATGTACTGCTCGGGGATGTCCGGTCTCTGAAGCAGAAGCGTTCGGTCGTCCGGCCCATCGTGGCCGAGCTGCAGCGCAAGTTCGCGGTGTCCGTCGCTGAGACGGGCGACCAGGATCTCTACCGGCGGTGTGAGATCGGTGTCGCGGTCGTCGCCTCAACAGCGGCACACTGCACCCAGGTGCTCGACAACTGCGAGCGCCTGGTCGCCGGCCGCCCCGAGATCGAACTGCTCTCGGCGCGGCACCGGCTATTCGGTCGAGAGGAAGAGTAG
- a CDS encoding YlxR family protein yields MRQRVRMDSGGRPSPVRTCVGCRSRAAQSDLLRLVVDGVMVVPDPARRLPGRGAYLHPNHRCWEQAERRKVWKRAFRSAEGFDTSQVAAHIAAPHVGVGGGSR; encoded by the coding sequence ATGCGCCAGCGCGTTAGAATGGATTCCGGTGGACGGCCGTCCCCCGTTCGTACGTGCGTAGGGTGCCGGTCGCGGGCAGCTCAGTCCGACCTGTTGCGGCTGGTCGTCGACGGTGTCATGGTGGTTCCGGACCCCGCGCGGCGGCTGCCGGGCCGGGGCGCCTACCTGCACCCCAACCATCGGTGCTGGGAGCAGGCCGAGCGGCGCAAGGTCTGGAAGCGGGCTTTCAGGTCGGCGGAGGGCTTCGACACCTCCCAGGTCGCCGCCCACATCGCCGCCCCGCACGTTGGTGTCGGTGGTGGGTCCAGATAG
- the rbfA gene encoding 30S ribosome-binding factor RbfA — protein MVDAARARKLADRIQKIVAQMLELRIKDPRLGFVTVTDARLTNDLRDATVYYTVFGTDDEKAGTAAALESAKGVIRTEVGRQTGLRHTPSLTFERDEVPQNAAHIEELLAKARDLDAEVARSAATAQPAGEPDPYRQPRERDEEDG, from the coding sequence ATGGTTGACGCCGCACGCGCGCGCAAGCTCGCGGACCGGATCCAGAAGATCGTGGCTCAGATGCTGGAGCTCCGGATCAAAGATCCGCGCCTGGGGTTCGTGACCGTGACCGATGCGCGCCTCACCAACGACCTGCGCGATGCCACGGTCTACTACACGGTGTTCGGCACCGACGACGAGAAGGCGGGAACGGCCGCGGCGCTGGAGAGCGCCAAGGGCGTCATCCGGACCGAGGTCGGCAGGCAGACCGGGCTACGGCACACGCCGAGCCTGACCTTTGAGCGCGACGAGGTGCCGCAGAACGCTGCGCACATCGAAGAGCTGCTGGCCAAGGCCCGCGACCTGGACGCCGAGGTGGCGCGGAGCGCCGCCACGGCGCAGCCCGCAGGCGAGCCCGACCCCTACCGGCAGCCCCGCGAGCGCGACGAGGAGGACGGTTAG
- the rimP gene encoding ribosome maturation factor RimP gives MGAEARHARLVELIGPVLAEAGLDLEALEVTPAGKRRLVRVVVDSDDGVDLDSVGEVSQRISTTLDTSDAMGKSPYVLEVTSPGVDRPLTEPRHWWRSRGRLVLVQLAAGGETRGRVMDADESGVTLETDGQVHTYKYSDLGRGKVQVEFRRDGDSGAAD, from the coding sequence ATGGGCGCGGAGGCTCGTCATGCCCGTCTCGTCGAGCTGATCGGGCCGGTGCTGGCCGAGGCCGGACTGGACCTGGAGGCCCTCGAGGTCACCCCGGCCGGCAAGCGCCGCCTGGTACGTGTCGTGGTGGACTCCGACGATGGTGTCGATCTGGACTCTGTCGGGGAGGTGAGCCAACGGATCTCCACTACGCTCGACACGTCCGATGCCATGGGCAAATCCCCCTATGTCCTCGAAGTGACGTCGCCGGGCGTGGATCGGCCGCTCACCGAACCCCGGCACTGGTGGCGGTCGCGCGGGCGCCTGGTGCTCGTGCAGCTCGCCGCCGGCGGTGAGACGCGAGGTCGGGTGATGGACGCTGACGAGTCCGGCGTGACCCTTGAAACGGACGGTCAGGTTCACACATACAAGTACTCTGACCTGGGGCGTGGCAAGGTCCAGGTGGAATTTCGGCGCGACGGCGACTCGGGCGCGGCGGACTAG
- a CDS encoding thiomuracin/GE37468 family thiazolyl RiPP peptide has product MSESGTRHDDLSFDVQDLPTDVFELSAKGITVESLTTDTGFSESCQGPPGSQCCS; this is encoded by the coding sequence ATGTCCGAATCCGGAACCCGCCATGACGACCTGAGCTTCGACGTCCAGGATCTTCCCACCGACGTGTTCGAACTGTCCGCAAAGGGCATCACTGTAGAATCCCTCACCACCGACACCGGCTTCTCCGAAAGCTGCCAGGGCCCTCCCGGTAGCCAGTGCTGCTCCTAA